One genomic region from Chthonomonas calidirosea T49 encodes:
- a CDS encoding glycosyltransferase family 4 protein: MKCLIIMPIATLRGGAERMLLHLLQEAPNGVEWEVCFLEDGHMVSDAAGLGTKVWVLPAGRLRQLSRYFLTVMRLAAHLRRAHYDCVIGWMGKAHIYSGPAALLTRTPAIWYQLGVPSKANFWDRNITRIPAKGIIAVSQKAAAAQSCLPPKRPIQVVPPSTDLCQFDPTQLPSPSEVRSQLGLPQEGPLIEIVGRLQRWKGMHTLIEAMPAILKAHPEAHALIVGGEHALEPDYLAYLRQRIEALGLQNHVILAGFQKNVEQWMQACDVFVHASDNEPFGIVVIEAMALGKPVVAGSEGGPREIITEGVDGLLAPYNQPDKLAEAILRYLNNPEFARQVGQAAFKRAQEFSTQRFAQRFVEAVEALLAER, encoded by the coding sequence ATGAAATGTCTCATTATCATGCCCATTGCCACCCTTCGAGGAGGAGCAGAACGCATGCTGCTGCACCTCTTGCAAGAGGCACCCAATGGGGTGGAGTGGGAGGTCTGTTTCTTAGAGGATGGTCACATGGTGTCCGACGCCGCGGGGCTTGGAACCAAGGTTTGGGTGCTTCCCGCTGGGCGATTACGACAGTTATCGCGCTACTTCCTCACAGTGATGCGGCTAGCAGCCCATTTGCGCCGTGCGCATTACGACTGTGTAATAGGCTGGATGGGAAAGGCGCATATCTACAGCGGCCCTGCCGCACTCCTCACACGCACACCCGCCATCTGGTACCAACTTGGGGTGCCATCGAAAGCGAACTTCTGGGATAGAAACATTACCCGTATTCCTGCCAAAGGCATCATCGCCGTTTCCCAAAAGGCTGCCGCCGCCCAAAGCTGCCTCCCTCCCAAGCGCCCCATTCAGGTAGTGCCTCCCAGCACCGACCTATGCCAATTCGACCCAACGCAACTGCCTAGTCCCTCGGAAGTAAGGTCGCAGCTCGGCCTTCCACAAGAGGGGCCGCTTATTGAGATAGTTGGCCGTCTTCAACGTTGGAAGGGCATGCATACGCTTATCGAGGCCATGCCCGCCATTCTAAAGGCGCATCCCGAGGCGCACGCCCTCATTGTCGGCGGAGAGCACGCTTTGGAGCCGGACTATCTGGCCTATCTGCGCCAACGCATCGAGGCTTTGGGGCTGCAAAACCACGTGATTCTTGCGGGTTTTCAGAAAAATGTGGAACAATGGATGCAGGCGTGTGATGTTTTCGTTCACGCCTCCGACAACGAGCCGTTCGGAATTGTGGTTATCGAGGCGATGGCGTTAGGAAAACCGGTGGTGGCGGGCTCCGAGGGAGGGCCACGGGAGATCATTACCGAGGGAGTAGATGGTCTTTTGGCGCCCTATAATCAACCCGATAAGCTGGCTGAAGCCATTCTCCGTTATCTCAACAATCCAGAGTTTGCACGACAGGTTGGTCAGGCAGCCTTTAAACGCGCTCAGGAGTTCTCAACGCAACGATTTGCCCAACGGTTTGTAGAGGCCGTAGAGGCGCTGTTGGCCGAACGCTAA
- a CDS encoding acyltransferase family protein, with protein sequence MTPTIKSQNLADTPRTSGPYFSLDAWRGVASLWVLGFHAASQFHPEHAVVPLNVLYTLMSFGGRGVQLFFVISGFCILSAAVANLNRDKNPIGYLKARIRRIYPTYWASLILTLLLALAIAFLAHHGYLSQSHLAERLPNSHQAPLFWLSNVTLTTPSFHQIDLIGPAWTLCYEVAFYVIVGLALWGVISRRQDEETLLLALHGLALLCLLALLLLPTPPPFPFDLWPQFGLGIVVYDAIKFPHRGRARLMLLLSGFAILALSSLKPYEVIGGHRLYIFPSFAICWIFAVLLIWLHRHDKRLVKSALLRPLFAVGAFSYSLYITHILIVGTMHQLMTKLHLSSAGYPYLLFFLTVVSAVGFAWAFYLVFERPFISKRRQQIVQTIHHVPMEPLPPVKEIS encoded by the coding sequence ATGACCCCCACCATAAAATCGCAAAACTTAGCCGATACACCGCGAACATCAGGCCCTTACTTCTCCCTCGATGCCTGGAGAGGCGTTGCCAGCTTATGGGTTCTGGGCTTCCATGCTGCCAGTCAGTTTCATCCAGAACATGCTGTTGTACCCTTGAATGTGCTCTACACCCTCATGTCTTTCGGAGGCCGGGGCGTGCAGCTTTTTTTCGTGATCAGCGGCTTCTGCATTCTCAGCGCAGCAGTGGCCAACCTAAACCGCGATAAAAACCCCATCGGCTATCTCAAAGCGCGGATCCGTAGAATATACCCCACCTACTGGGCGTCGCTGATACTTACCCTTTTGCTTGCATTGGCCATTGCCTTCTTGGCACATCACGGATACCTCTCACAAAGCCATCTAGCCGAACGTCTTCCAAACAGCCACCAAGCCCCTCTCTTTTGGCTGAGCAACGTCACCCTAACAACTCCTTCCTTTCACCAAATTGATCTCATCGGCCCAGCGTGGACTCTGTGCTACGAGGTCGCCTTCTATGTCATCGTGGGGTTGGCTCTGTGGGGTGTCATCAGCCGCCGTCAAGATGAGGAAACCCTTCTGTTGGCGCTGCACGGTCTCGCTCTCTTATGTCTGCTCGCTCTGTTGCTCTTGCCTACCCCTCCACCTTTCCCCTTCGATCTATGGCCACAATTTGGTTTAGGCATCGTCGTGTACGATGCCATCAAGTTTCCTCATCGTGGACGTGCCCGCCTTATGCTCCTCCTTTCAGGGTTCGCCATTCTCGCGCTCAGCAGCCTTAAACCCTATGAGGTGATAGGCGGTCACAGACTTTATATTTTTCCATCGTTTGCTATCTGTTGGATTTTCGCAGTGCTACTTATTTGGCTTCACCGTCATGACAAGCGCCTTGTGAAGAGCGCTCTGTTACGCCCCCTCTTTGCCGTGGGCGCTTTCTCTTATAGTCTCTACATTACGCATATTCTCATCGTCGGTACCATGCACCAGCTGATGACAAAGCTTCACCTCTCTTCCGCAGGATACCCCTATCTACTCTTTTTCCTCACCGTCGTCAGCGCTGTTGGGTTTGCCTGGGCGTTTTATCTTGTGTTCGAGCGTCCCTTCATTAGCAAGAGACGCCAACAGATCGTCCAAACCATTCACCATGTGCCGATGGAACCGCTGCCACCGGTCAAAGAGATCTCGTAG
- a CDS encoding glycosyltransferase family 4 protein, which translates to MRLGIIAPALPPQRDGIGDYTANLVQELAKQHQVVVFIPQEYAHHPIPQVEVAKPFSYSQPKSVSNLPKIVADYKLDWLLLQYNPFSYGRWGFNPWLPFAMRAVKRRGVHFAVMFHETFVPVLNWKFAVMTTWQRFQARELWRASERCFISTEAWWHQQLAPWSGGPRPIHLPVGSNIPYLGIPPDEARSRLAIAPETLVLGYFGTVHGALRLSWFRQALQQLQSRSLPILFLYIGPNQKEMCALFENLPIRADGLCPPAEASLRLSAVDIYLAPFVDGVSTRRSSYITALAHRLPSVGTLGEHTDSLWMSTNGTAYLLTPAEDQKAFLDAVALLALNPDRRMAMGREARAFYESNFTWERIGGELIYHLTSGVSR; encoded by the coding sequence ATGCGCCTAGGCATCATCGCCCCGGCTCTGCCTCCGCAGCGCGACGGCATTGGCGACTATACGGCCAATTTGGTGCAGGAGCTTGCAAAGCAGCACCAGGTTGTGGTCTTCATTCCTCAAGAGTATGCCCACCACCCCATTCCTCAGGTTGAGGTCGCCAAGCCCTTCTCCTATTCCCAGCCCAAAAGCGTGTCGAACCTTCCAAAGATCGTTGCCGACTATAAGCTCGATTGGCTGCTGCTTCAGTACAACCCCTTCAGCTACGGCCGTTGGGGCTTTAACCCCTGGCTGCCCTTTGCTATGCGGGCGGTAAAGCGGCGGGGCGTTCACTTCGCCGTCATGTTCCACGAGACCTTTGTGCCGGTGCTGAACTGGAAGTTCGCCGTCATGACCACGTGGCAACGGTTTCAGGCAAGAGAGCTTTGGCGTGCCTCCGAGCGCTGCTTTATCTCGACCGAGGCTTGGTGGCACCAGCAGCTTGCGCCTTGGAGCGGAGGTCCGCGCCCCATCCATCTGCCGGTTGGTTCCAATATCCCCTATTTGGGCATCCCGCCCGATGAGGCGCGCTCCAGGCTGGCTATCGCGCCGGAGACGCTGGTGTTGGGCTACTTCGGCACGGTTCATGGGGCCCTGCGACTATCCTGGTTTCGCCAAGCGCTCCAACAGCTTCAAAGCCGTTCGCTCCCCATCCTATTTCTGTACATTGGCCCCAATCAAAAGGAGATGTGCGCTCTGTTTGAGAACCTACCGATCAGAGCCGACGGACTCTGTCCTCCTGCAGAGGCCTCCCTGCGCCTTTCCGCTGTGGACATCTATCTGGCTCCGTTCGTAGATGGGGTCTCCACGCGACGCAGCAGCTACATCACCGCATTAGCGCACCGGCTGCCTTCCGTGGGAACCCTCGGCGAACATACCGACTCGCTCTGGATGTCGACCAACGGCACGGCGTATCTGCTGACGCCTGCGGAAGATCAAAAGGCCTTCCTAGATGCGGTTGCTCTGCTTGCGCTCAACCCCGATCGCCGCATGGCGATGGGGAGGGAAGCACGTGCTTTCTACGAATCCAACTTCACTTGGGAGCGGATCGGAGGCGAACTGATTTACCATCTCACCTCAGGAGTTAGCCGATGA